The Amycolatopsis sp. DG1A-15b genome window below encodes:
- the mshC gene encoding cysteine--1-D-myo-inosityl 2-amino-2-deoxy-alpha-D-glucopyranoside ligase: MQTWSSVDVPRIPGTPRPLRLHDTATGQIRPTAPGATARMYVCGITPYDATHLGHAATYLAFDLVNRIWRDNGHDVHYVQNVTDIDEPLLERAARDQDDWVVLGMRETALFREDMTALRVIPPRQFVGAVESIPEIVEVIAKLLANGSAYRADDPEFPDVYFDHTATGKFGYESNYDAETMAKFFAERGGDPDRAGKRHPLDALVWRVAREGEPSWESELGAGRPGWHIECSAIAVNRLGLGFDLQGGGSDLIFPHHEYSAAHAEAVAKDGRFARHYVHAGMIGLDGEKMSKSRGNLVFVSRLRADKVDPGAIRLALFAGHYRADRPWTDRLLADAETRLARWREAVSLATGPAAEDTVTRLRDHLSDDLDTPKALAAIDAWATEALRRDGTDPTAPALIRDAVDALLGIAL, encoded by the coding sequence ATGCAGACTTGGTCATCGGTCGACGTGCCCCGCATCCCCGGCACCCCCCGCCCGCTGCGGCTCCACGACACGGCCACCGGGCAGATCCGCCCGACCGCGCCCGGCGCCACCGCCCGGATGTACGTCTGCGGCATCACGCCCTACGACGCGACACACCTGGGGCACGCCGCGACCTACCTCGCCTTCGACCTGGTGAACCGCATCTGGCGGGACAACGGGCACGACGTCCACTACGTGCAGAACGTCACCGACATCGACGAGCCGCTGCTGGAACGCGCCGCGCGCGACCAGGACGACTGGGTGGTGCTGGGCATGCGCGAGACGGCGCTGTTCCGCGAGGACATGACCGCGCTGCGGGTCATCCCGCCGCGGCAGTTCGTCGGCGCGGTCGAGAGCATCCCGGAGATCGTCGAGGTCATCGCCAAGCTGCTGGCCAACGGCAGCGCCTACCGCGCGGACGACCCGGAGTTCCCCGACGTCTACTTCGACCACACGGCGACCGGGAAGTTCGGCTACGAATCGAACTACGACGCCGAGACGATGGCGAAGTTCTTCGCCGAGCGCGGCGGCGACCCCGACCGGGCCGGCAAGCGCCACCCGCTGGACGCGCTGGTGTGGCGCGTGGCCCGCGAAGGCGAGCCGTCGTGGGAGTCCGAGCTGGGTGCGGGCCGCCCGGGCTGGCACATCGAGTGCAGCGCGATCGCGGTCAACCGGCTGGGCCTCGGGTTCGACCTCCAGGGCGGTGGCTCGGACCTGATCTTCCCGCACCACGAGTACAGCGCGGCGCACGCCGAAGCCGTCGCCAAGGACGGCCGGTTCGCCCGCCACTACGTGCACGCCGGGATGATCGGCCTCGACGGCGAGAAGATGTCGAAGTCGCGCGGGAACCTCGTGTTCGTCTCCCGGCTGCGCGCCGACAAGGTCGACCCGGGCGCGATCCGGCTGGCGCTGTTCGCCGGCCACTACCGCGCCGACCGCCCTTGGACGGACCGGCTGCTGGCCGACGCCGAAACCCGGCTCGCGCGCTGGCGGGAAGCCGTCTCGCTGGCCACCGGACCGGCGGCGGAGGACACCGTCACGCGGCTGCGCGACCACCTCTCCGACGACCTCGACACGCCGAAGGCCCTGGCGGCGATCGACGCGTGGGCGACCGAGGCCCTGCGCCGCGACGGCACCGACCCGACGGCTCCGGCCCTGATCCGCGACGCCGTCGACGCCCTCCTCGGCATCGCACTCTGA
- a CDS encoding MerR family transcriptional regulator — MQYSISQVAKASGVSARMLRHYDAIGLLTPASVAANGYRWYGRPELLRLQRILLLRRLGLGLAEIGAVLGDQVDEAAALRGHLAQLEEERRRLDRVIATVEETITDLAHARIDDPDRFFAGLRKDGATMRQSYRETFGEGAAVAFDTAQAAQAGLTAADYEHAAARSAALFRRLAAVMRSGAAPEDPAALDAVAEHYESVSHFWQPTAPAYAAMGGLYLNDPRQRELAERADPELPAWLARAIEAYARVRLVPPLGKA, encoded by the coding sequence ATGCAGTACTCGATCAGCCAGGTCGCGAAGGCCTCCGGCGTCTCGGCGCGGATGCTCCGCCACTACGACGCGATCGGCCTGCTCACGCCGGCGTCGGTGGCGGCGAACGGCTACCGCTGGTACGGACGGCCCGAACTGCTGCGCCTGCAGCGCATCCTGCTGCTGCGGCGGCTCGGCCTCGGCCTGGCCGAGATCGGGGCGGTGCTGGGCGACCAGGTCGACGAGGCCGCCGCGCTGCGCGGGCACCTGGCCCAGCTCGAGGAGGAGCGCCGCCGCCTCGACCGCGTCATCGCCACCGTCGAGGAGACGATCACCGACCTCGCCCACGCCCGGATCGACGATCCCGACCGGTTCTTCGCCGGCCTGCGCAAGGACGGCGCCACCATGCGCCAGAGCTACCGCGAGACGTTCGGCGAAGGCGCCGCGGTGGCCTTCGACACCGCCCAGGCCGCCCAGGCCGGGCTCACCGCCGCGGACTACGAGCACGCCGCCGCCCGGAGCGCCGCGCTGTTCCGGCGGCTGGCCGCCGTCATGCGCTCCGGCGCCGCACCGGAGGACCCCGCCGCGCTCGACGCCGTCGCCGAGCACTACGAGTCCGTGAGCCACTTCTGGCAGCCGACCGCCCCCGCCTACGCCGCGATGGGCGGGCTGTACCTGAACGATCCCCGGCAACGGGAGCTGGCCGAGCGGGCCGATCCGGAGCTGCCGGCGTGGCTCGCGCGCGCCATCGAAGCCTACGCGCGAGTACGGCTCGTCCCACCGCTCGGGAAGGCCTGA